A segment of the Lolium perenne isolate Kyuss_39 chromosome 3, Kyuss_2.0, whole genome shotgun sequence genome:
GTTACTCCGAGCTCTTAATCAATGTACTGttatatttatatatttatgCCTTTATCTAGTGTTTCCTAATGATCTTTTCTGGAAAAGCAATTCATTAGGCCCTCCTAGGGCCTCCACGGCTTAATTCAGGATTTGAGTCTTTTAGGAACAAACTTACTACATACATATCGGTTTATTAGGCCAGTGCGTACATGGAGATAAAATTGACCATTAATTTGATCACctgggtatgagatatatgtcagACAAATTATACCATTAGATACATATGCAAAATAAATTATCAAAGGTATAATTTTCATGGCATATCTTATATTTTTTGATTAAATTAATGGCTAAAGTTTTTTCTCGAAGTACGTGGTGGTCTAATAAGAGCAACTCCAATAGTATAGCCAGCTGTTGGCCCACCTTTCATTGATTTAACTTGCCtaagagcacgtgctagagctagctcctgcataagagcccacttacattctctctcctcttttctctcctccaactaaacacaaatatattattttaatccttatagtcagctgactaggacttattgtacttgctctaaaccGGTATAGAGGACTGTAAACACTACACTCATACTGTGCATGGCCATCTCCTTAAATATGTTAATTTGTTGCAGTATAACTGCAAACTTATGTGAATAAATATGTGCAATATACCATCAAAACAGAAATGGATACATGATCTGgttgagagcatctccagccgcgtcccccaaagcatctCCCAAATGACGCTGGATTtatcgtttgggggacgtgtttccttCGTGCCGCATTTGGGGGATGTCGCTCCCCTGCCGCgttccccaaacaaaatttcaaattcttaaaacttaagcgaattcattcaaacttgctatatattacatagattcgaatgAAATTCGATGAAATTTAAAATTAACCCTAATCTAGTAGTACTTGCAACGGCCAGAAgcgtcgtagtactggtggaagttgtacatgtcgtcgacgATGACGTCCTGCTTGCTACGCTCTTCGGGCTCTCCTTCACCGCGCCGCTTGGCTTAGCCTCGCCGCCGTgggtgaggtccacgagcggcttcccagagtcgcggatggacatggcgatcgccgcatCGATGTCGCCCCTCCATGTGTCTTGTCGTTCAACGACGCCAAGCATGCCGCTTGCAAGCCAagacagtcctcggggtcgtcgctgctggcgatgagacgATGCTGTCGCTCGTACTCCACCAACAGCGCCTCCTTCGTGGCTGCCTcgtcgtcctgctcctccttcacgTCCGGCTTAATCTAATTTTTCGATAAAAACTCGTATAGAAAATGTTATTTTGGTGGTATAGGTGTGTGGTTTGCACATAGCTTGTGCCTTACACTTGATGATAATAGTAGAAAACATGGCTTATATTCGGAGGTGCAAATAGCATTAGCATCAGTTGTGCTACGAACCTAaactaaagggtgcattagcactGGTTCGAGCGGCCATGATGTCCACAAATCGGAAGTTGTCTAGTCATACAGAGATTTCTTTGGGATATGGTCCTTTTTTTCTTAGAAAGCAGGAGACCCGCACATGATATATTAAGAAAATAAGGTGGCGAACGAGGCCAAAAAGACATCATCCTGAAATACAAAAAGAACTCATGAAAACAACAAGTACGAAACACGACTGGCTCAAGTTCTCAAACTCAAGCTAAGCAAGAGCTACCACATGGCCTCCAATGGCGTGAGCTTTATGGATGGAGATGACCGATGAATGGAAGCTCCCAGATGTCACACCGTTTGAGCATCTTGGGAAGGAGTGGATCCTACACTTGCTGGATGGGACATCGGAGCTGGAAAGCACGAGAATCCTGATGACTTTATGGAGGATATGGCATGCTCGCAATGAGGTCATCCACGATAAGATGGCTCCTTCGATCGAGAGTTCACGAAGGTTTCTTTGCAGCTATGTTGATTCTCTGATGTCCATCAAGTACTACCCGCATGCAGATGTAAAAAGAAAGCAACCAGCAGTTGAGAACCATGAGGAGATCCAGAGAGAGAGGAGGTTTCAGCAACGCTGTCAAAAACTGGGCAGTACATGGCTAAACCTGATGCAGGCTTCCTAAAGCTCAACGTGGATGGGTCTTACTGTGAACATGCATGGAACGGGGGTCCTGGCTTGGTCCTGCGGGATGATACCAGATCAGTTTTGATGGCAGCTTGCCGATACATTCCAGCATGCACCTCGCCGCTGGAAGTTGAGCTTGTTGCTTGGAGGGAAGGCATCGCCAAGACAAGAGAGTGGTCTGATCAGGCATGCATTGTTGAGATGGATAATGTGGAAGCAGTTCGGATGATAAAGTCTACAGACTTGGACACATTATGTTTCAGCCATACGATGCAAGAAATCAAGCAATTGATGCAGTTAGATCCTAGGTACAAGTTGTTAGGAGTCGATAGGAACCAAAATCGAGCTAGTCATTTATTAGCAAATAGAGGAAGATCAGTGTTGAAAATGTAACCTGGATCAGGACTGCTCCTAAGGATGTTTATGCGTGTTGCCTACAGGAGGCTTCTCCTGTAGCTTAATCAATACTATAtttctttcgcaaaaaaaaaagagctACCACATGTCCAACAACTAAACTGAAGCCAAGAACATAATACCATTCAAACCAACCACAAAGCCTAGATGTGGAGAAAAAGGTGGCCCCTGCTCGCCAAAGACTACTGAGATGCATCTGTCTTGATTTGGTCAATAACTTGTTGAACCGGCTTGTATTGCTTATAAAGCTTGCTTCTGTTTCTCTTGCACCAAATCGACCTCACGACCAGCACATAGAATGATTAGAATCTCTTGTTGGCACTTCCCTGCTGCATCCTTTTCGCCCAAAGCCAGGAAGAGTTCAGAGAATAATTTGTCCCCGATTTCATCTTTGCGTGACAGTCTTGAAATGTTACTTCTCCTAGACAGAAATGCATGTTTTTCTGCAAAATAAGGTTGCTCATATAGAAAGTTTCAATTGAACCCTAACAGGATAGTATGGCGACCCAGGAGCTATCCATAAAGCTGCTGATCAACAAGAAGACAGGCAAACTGTGCTTCGCCGAGGCCGGCAGCGACGTTGTGAAGTTCCTGACGGCCCTCCTCTCCCTCCCGCTGGGCACCATCACCAGCCTGCTCGCCAAGGAGGGCATGGTCGGCAGCGTGGGGACACTGCTCGGCAGCGCGGAGACATTGGGCGCCAAGTACAATACCGAAGAGCTACAACTGATCCCGGCCGCCGCCCCGGCCACGGTCTCCAGCCTGCAGCAGCTGCTGGGCGTCAAGCTCAACGGCAGTGGAACACTTTACACGTGCCTAGGTAAGGCTGCTGCCACCAAATGTGGACAGCTCTCGGCGCTCTATTGCAGTCTCTGCCCCAGTTGCCGCAGCTATAGGCGGAAGGCCATGACCCTCGCCGTCGACGAAACAAACCAACCCGTGGTGTCCGCGCCCACGTACACCGTGAAAGACGACCTCTCGGTGACGCCGGCGTCCTTGTCGATGATCACGCTGCTCGCCCAGTGCGGCGTCAAGGACCTCAGCGTGCTGCAGGAGAAGATCGTCAAGATCGGCAACGATGAGGTACTAGGAGTATTGAACTATTAATGTCAAGGCAGGTAGTAGTTTCTTCGATTAACTTGTGATTGATTCTTGTTTATTGTGTGTGTGAGTGCAGGCGCTGGGCATACTCGCTGCTGCCTTCAAATCCAAAACCGTCCTGACGGATGTCTTTATGCCGAAGAAGAGTGCTCGCGGCAAGAGGGGAGCTCCAGAGGAAGCGGGGCCGAAGAAGAATGGTCGATGCAAGACTGAACCTCCTGAAGAAGTCATTGAAATTTGATGATTTAGCTGCTAGCTGTTCAGAATTTCAGACACGACCTTTCTGAAACTGTTACGAGAGGACGAGAAATTGTTACATATGAATTGGTATAGAAAATTGATGGTTTGCTGAGATAAACTGAAAATTGGTCGTGATAAATTAACTTGATCCGAAGGCATCTACGCTGCCGTGATGAATCAAAAGTTTCTGCCAATGTTACTACAGCTCTACTCGTTTTATTTTGAGAAGCACGAAAATGCTTCAGTAGCTGGATTTCAATGTAAAACTGAAACAAGCAGCAACACAAAGCGTCAGAAAGCACAGCTATCACAGCTCAGGCGCTGTGACCTTCGTACACAAATCGCCTGAGTACTCGCATCAACTCGTCGGCCGCCTCGCCGAACGGCTGGAGCACATAGAAACCGTGCTGCTCTCCCGCGAACTCGACGACCTCCACGGTCTTTCCCATCTCCGTGAGCCTCGCCGCGTACCCGCGCACGTGGTCGCGAAGCACGTCGCTCCCCGGCACCACCACAAGCGCCGGCGGGAGGTCCACCGCCGTGAGGCTGGGGCTGTCCGGGCCGAACGGGTTGGCCACCGGGTGGTCCCTGGTCGCCCCCACCGGCAGCGACATGTGCCACAGCTGGTCGGACATGTCGACCGTCAGGGACACGTCCGCCGGCGGTTCGGTCTCCGCCGCCGTGCGCTCGGCGCTTCCAAAGAACGCGGAGAGGAGGACGTACCCGACGACGCGCACCAGGTTGACCGCGAGCTGCGCGGACGCGAGCTGGACGGTGACGTGGTGTGCCAGGTTGGCGCCGGCTGATACACCGGAGATGAACGTCCTTGCGAAGTCGGCCGACTCCGCGAGCCACGGATCGGCGCCGCCACCGGCCTGGCCGTGCAGCCAGGTGAGGAAATAGGCGCCGTCCTCGATGGCGGCGGGGAGGCGGTGCTCGGGGGCGAGGCGGTACTGGACGGAGAGGACGACGGCCGGgagctcggcggcggcgcggaggcagaAGGAGTGGAAGGGTGGCTGCGCGTAGGATCCGATGCAGTAGCCTCCGCCGTGAAAGTACACCAGCACCGGGAGCTTGCTGCTGCTACCGGCCAGCGGCGGCGAGGACGCCGGCCTGTACACGCGGGCCCTCAGGCCGTGCACCGCGTGGTACACGACGTCTTTCCACTGCACGCCGGGGACGTCCGGGTACGTCGCCTTTTGGCGGAGGACGGCCTCATCACCGCGTACAATGGTGCCGTCGCTGAGGATCTGGACGATGCCGAACAAGTCCTCCACAACGCGCGGTGCCTTGTCGCCGCCGGACATGGTGTGGTCGACCGAGGCCGTTCAGGTCGTCGTCGGCTCGTCGCGGTTTCTGAAGTGATGTATGAGTATAATAGTAGGTGGTAAGGCTCAAGGAAGGTTCCTGGCGTGCTGTCAGATCACATGGCATTCTCGCATCCGTGCCTGCTTTGCCCTTCTCGAAGGAGATCACATGGCATACTCGTCAAACTTGTCGCACGCGCCGGACACGAACTCTTCTTCTCCAGCGCATATAGACCGTTTGTGTCCGTGTTAAACAAAAATGGTATGCTCTTAGGCATCTCTAACACCCGCGTCCACTCGTCCAGATGGATCCAAACAGACAAAACCGCCCAACGTGATCACACATCACAAATGCGGATGGCCGCGGTATCCGTACGACCCAAACCCGACCCAAATCTAAGCCAGGTttacgtggccgcggatggcacgtggCGTCCTCGCATATCTGCCTAGTCCGTGTGTCTAGTCGAcctgtcggtgccccagtcctattaaatgtggactggggagggggactgtccctatccagtcccaGTCCACCACTCCACTCCGGCCGCACGAGCTCAACCTTccgtgccgccatggccccgaagcgagaGTTCCAGCCGTCCGCCAACGActacgaggccggcagcagccggcgaGCCGCGCCGGCGGCATTCTCCATGGGGCCGCCGCTCCCATccgcgaccggatctacgtcaccgtagcggtggcgcatATGTTCTGGCAGGCCGCCGTCTCAATGTCGTGGGgcgacgtgcacctcccccacggctgCTAGGCTCAGGTGCCGCTGATCCCGGTCTCCGGCCGCGCCCGCGTCGCGGAGATCCGGCGGCACCGCGCGCACCTACCGGCGGACCTCCGGGATGACCCCGCCTACAGCGACACAAGTCCCaactgggacttgtggttcgaggtggagcacgatgcgcgccaGCGCACGTGCTTGacctcggcgacggcgaggcctcGCGCACAGCCGCGGATGCCTGCTAGGAGGGCTGGCCGCCGCCCTGGCGGCCTTTACATCAACGAGCCCGCGGCGGCGCCAGCGCAAGCGCCACAGGCCCAGcccgaggaagacgacgaccccgAGCTGCAGGCGCAGCCGGCGGCGTCCCGCGAGCTCAACGACCTCGAGGAGTTGGCCAAATTGCCGCACCTCGCCGAGGCCCTGCGCGCCTCCGCActggaggagatggccaggaaggcccaggaggatgccgaggccgaggCGTGGGTGTTCCTCGCCACATGGCGCGCCGGCAGGAGGAGGCCACGCGCCAGGCCGCgctgcgggaggaggaggagcgcctaGCCGCGCTCCGGCACGAGGCGGAGCTGCAGGCCGCTGCGGCGGAGCAACGGCAGAAGGAGGCAGCGCGGCTGGCACACCTGCGCAGGCGGGCGAGCCCTCCGGACCCGAAATCCACCTGGGAAAGGGCCcagtggtcgccctggccggagtccccgtcTCCCTCCGGCGTGTCCAGCCGGAACAGCCCGTatctggcggggggggggggggcattgtcctcatcgacggcgatgATGACAAGTACTACTGGGAGTAGggtggcgcaccggcggccaccgcgtcgCAACCCTGGAGTAGGGTTTCCTccttttttttagtttaaagctcatatagggctttcttttgtgtaaaaattgcccaaaataTGGCTAAGTTAAATGAACTCTGGTTTAAATttaatttgtttttgtttttccttTGTTTTTATATTTATTT
Coding sequences within it:
- the LOC127341336 gene encoding strigolactones hydrolase CXE15-like — translated: MSGGDKAPRVVEDLFGIVQILSDGTIVRGDEAVLRQKATYPDVPGVQWKDVVYHAVHGLRARVYRPASSPPLAGSSSKLPVLVYFHGGGYCIGSYAQPPFHSFCLRAAAELPAVVLSVQYRLAPEHRLPAAIEDGAYFLTWLHGQAGGGADPWLAESADFARTFISGVSAGANLAHHVTVQLASAQLAVNLVRVVGYVLLSAFFGSAERTAAETEPPADVSLTVDMSDQLWHMSLPVGATRDHPVANPFGPDSPSLTAVDLPPALVVVPGSDVLRDHVRGYAARLTEMGKTVEVVEFAGEQHGFYVLQPFGEAADELMRVLRRFVYEGHSA
- the LOC127341338 gene encoding uncharacterized protein; its protein translation is MATQELSIKLLINKKTGKLCFAEAGSDVVKFLTALLSLPLGTITSLLAKEGMVGSVGTLLGSAETLGAKYNTEELQLIPAAAPATVSSLQQLLGVKLNGSGTLYTCLGKAAATKCGQLSALYCSLCPSCRSYRRKAMTLAVDETNQPVVSAPTYTVKDDLSVTPASLSMITLLAQCGVKDLSVLQEKIVKIGNDEALGILAAAFKSKTVLTDVFMPKKSARGKRGAPEEAGPKKNGRCKTEPPEEVIEI